From the genome of Thermoanaerobaculia bacterium:
CGCGCTCTGCTCGTAAACGGCGTCCCCGGAAACGACGCTCCCGGCAAACTCCTCGTTCTCGGGCCCCACGTAGCCGAAGCAGTTCACGTCGGCTTCGGCTCCCATCGGCTGCGGCGCGTCGGGAGTCTGCGCCCGAAGAGGGGCCGCCGCCAGCCCGGCGAGAAAGAGGACGCTCAAAACCCCCGAAAAATTGGCGAGTGTTTTCCGGCGCATCGCTTGTCTCCTCAGTTCTCCTGCGGAAGTCTTTCTGGGGAAGGAGCTTAGCTTTTTTCGGCGGGTTTGTCAACCGCCGGACGGCGCTCCTTCCGGACCCGCAGCGCCCACGGGCTTCCCGGAAAATCCGCAGTCAGGTCGGCGTAGAGCTTGTCCGCCTCGTCGCGGCGCCCGAGCTTTTCGAGGGCCTCGGCGGTGAAGAAAAGGAGCTTGTCCCGGGCCGAATAGTCCGCGTAATGCTCCTGCGCCCAGTGAAACCGCCCGAGCGCGGCGCTCGGATCGCCCTTGTGGAGATAGAAGAGACCGACGGCGAACTCGTGCTCGGCGAGCACGTCCTTCAAACCGGCGACGCGCTTGCGGGATTCGTCGGCGTACGGGGAGCCCGGCGACTCCCGCAGGAGGTTCTCGTACTGCTTGATGGCCTCCCTCGTGTTGGTGGGATCGCGATCGGGCGTTTCGTGCTCCCGGTCGTAGCAGAGCGCGTAACGGTAGAGCGCGAAGTCGCGGTCCGGCGCGCTCGGATAGCGCGTCACGAAGTCGCGGTAGCGGTATCTCGCCTCGAGGAAACCCGTCCGGCCCCGCTGCTGGAAATACGAGTCGGCGACCATCAGCAGCGCCTTCTGGCCGAGGGGGTCGTTCGGGTAGCTCTCGAACACGAAGTTCAGGTACTTGCGCGCGTCGTCGAGCTTCTTCCTCGCGAGCAGCGCCTTTCCCTTCTCGAAGATGGTTTCTTTCGGGAGAGACAGGAGATCGCGGGTGATCCGGTCCGGCTTCTTGTTCCCCGAGCATCCGGCGAACAGGACGACCGCCAGCAGGGCGGCGCCGACGCGTTTCACAGCGCCCGCGGATCGATTCACGGCGTCTCCTCGGCGCGCTGACGGAGCGCGCGGATCGCCGCCGCGGGATCGGGCTGGCCGTAGACGGAAGTGCCCGCGACGAGGATTTCGGCCCCGGCCGCGCGGCAGGCCGCGACGTTTTCGAGCGTGACGCCGCCGTCGACCTCGATCGGGACGCTCCGGCCGGCGAACATCGGCTTCATCCCCCGAATCTTGTCATAAGTCGAGGCGATGAATTTCTGGCCGCCCCAGCCCGGATTGACCGACATCACGAGGACGTGGTCGACGTCTCCCGCGGCCGCCTCGAGAAAGCGCGCCGGGGTCCCGGGGTTGATCGCGGCGCCCGCGGAGGCCCCGCCCGCCCGGATCCGATCGAGGCAGCGGTGCAGGTGCGCCGTCGACTCGACGTGGACCGAGACGAGCTGCACGCCGCAGAGGTACCGGTCGAGCGTCTCCTCCGGCTTGTCGATCATGAGATGGACGTCGAGCGGCAGGTCCGTCGCCTTGCGCAGCGCCTCGACCACCGGCCATCCGAACGTGAGCGTCGGAACGAACCGGCCGTCCATCACGTCGACGTGGACCATGTCGGCCCCGCCTTCCCGGGCCGCCGCGAGAGCGTCGGCCAGCCGCGCGAAGTCGGCGGCGAGGATCGACGGCGCGATGCGGACGGCGTTCACGGCCGGGTCGCCCTCGCCGCCGTGAAAGTGACCGGATCGCGCGGAGAGCACGGGTACCCGGCCGGTGGATACTGCTTCAAGATCGTGTCGGGAGCGAGCCCTTCGTACTCCTCGTAGTGGATCGCGCCGACTTTGAAGCCGAGGGTCGTCAGCCTCTCCTTCTCGTGCTCCGCGTCGTGGCCGACGAGGTCCGGCATCACGAAAAGGCGGTCGGGCGCGCCGCGGTTGACGAGCACGCCGACCGGCGTCGCGTCGCCCGCCGGCGAATCGGGCGCCGGGCTCTGCGACGTGATCCCCGCGGCCTGCGTCTCGCGATCCGTGGAAACCGCCCCGAGGGTCAGGGAGGCGCGCGAGAGCGAGAGCGACGCCGCGCGCGGCGACAGGCCGGTCAGATCCGGAACGCGGATCGACCGCGGACCGAGAGAGAGCACGACGCGGACGGTCTGGCCCGGCTTGACGAACGAGCCCACGGAGGGGCTCTGCAGCAGCACCGCGTGCGCCGGCACCTTTTCGTCGAAGCGGTCGCGCCCCTGCTCGGCCTTGAGATCGAGCCCGGCGTCGCGGGCGATCTTCGCGGCCTGGTCGAGGTCCCGGCCGATCAGGTTCGGGACGAGGATCGAGCGGCCCAGGACCGACTTCTCGAAGGAGAGCCAGCCGAAGATCGCGAACACGGCGACGAGGACTCCACCGAAGAGAAAGCGGAAGAGAATCCGGCGCACGGGCGGAAGTTAGCACGGGTCCGGACGCGGAAGACGGGGAATCGAACCGCTCCGCCGAGGCCTCGCGGCGCCCGCGATGCTCCGGTTGACTTGGAACGAGGCTCGCAAGAGACTGGCGGGATGGAGAGCCCTCCCGAGCGACCGCCCGACTGGATGTCGGACCTCCGGTTCAAGAAGGTCGATCTGCACTGCCATTCGATCTACTCCACTTTCAAGTATTTCCGGGTGGCGAACACCCGCGACTGCTACAACAAGCCGGAGGACGTCTACCGGACCGC
Proteins encoded in this window:
- a CDS encoding PASTA domain-containing protein; this translates as MRRILFRFLFGGVLVAVFAIFGWLSFEKSVLGRSILVPNLIGRDLDQAAKIARDAGLDLKAEQGRDRFDEKVPAHAVLLQSPSVGSFVKPGQTVRVVLSLGPRSIRVPDLTGLSPRAASLSLSRASLTLGAVSTDRETQAAGITSQSPAPDSPAGDATPVGVLVNRGAPDRLFVMPDLVGHDAEHEKERLTTLGFKVGAIHYEEYEGLAPDTILKQYPPAGYPCSPRDPVTFTAARATRP
- the rpe gene encoding ribulose-phosphate 3-epimerase — encoded protein: MNAVRIAPSILAADFARLADALAAAREGGADMVHVDVMDGRFVPTLTFGWPVVEALRKATDLPLDVHLMIDKPEETLDRYLCGVQLVSVHVESTAHLHRCLDRIRAGGASAGAAINPGTPARFLEAAAGDVDHVLVMSVNPGWGGQKFIASTYDKIRGMKPMFAGRSVPIEVDGGVTLENVAACRAAGAEILVAGTSVYGQPDPAAAIRALRQRAEETP
- the bamD gene encoding outer membrane protein assembly factor BamD, whose translation is MNRSAGAVKRVGAALLAVVLFAGCSGNKKPDRITRDLLSLPKETIFEKGKALLARKKLDDARKYLNFVFESYPNDPLGQKALLMVADSYFQQRGRTGFLEARYRYRDFVTRYPSAPDRDFALYRYALCYDREHETPDRDPTNTREAIKQYENLLRESPGSPYADESRKRVAGLKDVLAEHEFAVGLFYLHKGDPSAALGRFHWAQEHYADYSARDKLLFFTAEALEKLGRRDEADKLYADLTADFPGSPWALRVRKERRPAVDKPAEKS